Proteins encoded by one window of Cyanobium sp. NS01:
- a CDS encoding homoserine dehydrogenase, protein MTIGIGLLGLGTVGAGVASILSTPEGRHPLVADLQLRRIAVRDLERPRPLSLAPGLLTTCPEAVVDDPAVDIVVEVIGGLEPARSLILRAIAAGKAVVTANKAVIARHGDEIAAAAAEKGVYVLIEAAVGGGIPIIEPLKQSLGGNRIQRVSGIINGTTNYILSRMAAEGAAYGEVLADAQRLGYAEADPAADVEGGDAADKIAILTRLAYGGTVPRPAIPTEGIDQLDARDVDYAARLGFVVKLLAVAQRVGSEPPKPADTTAAGLQLDVRVHPTLVPRGHPLAGVNGVNNAILVEGDPVGQVMFYGPGAGAGPTASAVVADILNIAGIRQATGGGSGTQGGGLDPLLAAGNWRQCSLVDGALTTHRNYVRLRTSDQAGVIGQIGSCFGQAGVSIQSIVQYAGEGSAAAGEASSAEIVVITHEVLEARFRHALDAIEALAEVHQVAACLRTL, encoded by the coding sequence ATGACCATCGGCATCGGCTTGCTCGGTCTGGGCACGGTGGGAGCCGGTGTGGCCAGCATCCTCAGCACCCCTGAGGGCCGCCACCCCCTGGTGGCCGACCTGCAGCTCCGCCGCATCGCCGTGCGCGATCTGGAGCGGCCCAGGCCCCTCAGCCTGGCGCCAGGGCTGCTCACCACCTGCCCCGAGGCCGTGGTCGATGACCCAGCCGTGGACATCGTGGTGGAGGTGATCGGCGGCCTGGAGCCGGCCCGCAGCCTGATCCTGCGGGCGATCGCCGCCGGCAAAGCGGTGGTCACCGCCAACAAGGCCGTGATCGCCCGGCATGGGGATGAGATCGCCGCCGCGGCAGCCGAAAAGGGGGTGTATGTGCTGATCGAGGCGGCCGTGGGCGGCGGCATCCCGATCATCGAACCGCTGAAGCAATCCCTGGGCGGCAACCGCATCCAGCGGGTGAGCGGGATCATCAACGGCACCACCAACTACATCCTCAGCCGGATGGCGGCCGAGGGGGCCGCCTACGGCGAGGTGCTCGCCGATGCCCAGCGGCTCGGCTACGCCGAGGCCGATCCCGCCGCCGACGTGGAAGGTGGCGATGCCGCCGACAAGATCGCCATCCTCACGCGCCTGGCCTACGGCGGCACGGTGCCCCGCCCGGCCATTCCCACCGAGGGCATCGACCAGCTCGACGCCCGGGACGTGGACTACGCCGCCCGGCTCGGCTTCGTGGTGAAGCTGCTGGCCGTGGCCCAACGGGTGGGGAGTGAGCCGCCGAAGCCAGCCGACACCACCGCTGCGGGGCTGCAGCTCGATGTGCGCGTGCACCCCACCCTGGTGCCGCGGGGCCATCCCCTGGCGGGAGTGAACGGGGTCAACAACGCCATCCTGGTGGAGGGCGACCCCGTGGGCCAGGTGATGTTCTACGGCCCAGGGGCCGGAGCCGGACCCACTGCCTCGGCCGTGGTGGCCGACATCCTCAACATCGCCGGCATCCGCCAGGCCACCGGCGGCGGCTCGGGAACCCAGGGCGGCGGACTGGATCCCCTGCTGGCAGCGGGTAACTGGCGCCAGTGCTCCCTCGTCGATGGCGCCCTCACCACCCACCGCAACTACGTGCGGCTGCGCACCAGCGACCAGGCGGGGGTGATCGGCCAGATCGGCAGCTGCTTCGGCCAGGCCGGCGTCTCGATCCAGTCGATCGTCCAGTACGCCGGCGAGGGTTCCGCTGCTGCGGGCGAGGCAAGCAGTGCCGAAATCGTGGTGATCACCCACGAAGTGCTGGAGGCCCGCTTCCGCCACGCCCTCGATGCCATCGAGGCCCTGGCCGAAGTCCACCAGGTGGCCGCCTGCCTGCGCACCCTTTAG
- a CDS encoding ABC transporter substrate-binding protein encodes MPQRLCSGLLQACLAVAMAGCLPQQGGAPGATGRPEDTPDRLVVASRNRVDTVDPAGAFTFGAMQLLSALGDPLYAVSDTGELEPRLALAPPQLSADGRTATIPLRRGVRFHDGTPFDAAAMVFSLERFLAIGKLSYLLGDRVSDVRAVDSHTLELELRQPFAPLAELLSAVALTPLSPTAYRQHGDSLLNDRFVGTGPYRLTFFSKQQQRLEPFEGYWGEQPANDGLDLVSLSNSTALFGALISGEVDVLLSTSLEIDQQAALRSRARRGELQESRGPALEISYLTLLSDQPPFDDPRLRQALALSLDRATISERVTLGLRAPLRELVPPSLPGSDPTAWVSYDPERARELYRQAGYCQGKQLPLPLTFRSNIPSDRLFALTWQAQLQQDLGDCVRLEVSGMESTTAYRQLGEGAFTLILLDWMGDFPDADNYLIPLLACSQEEGERCLEGASAASGSFWAQPGLQPLLRRSESSQGEERHAVLQRIQRITAAANPYVPLWLVSPKAWAQPGVSQPRFDGSGRLLLQALAPAGAGPVGAAR; translated from the coding sequence ATGCCCCAACGGCTCTGCAGCGGGCTGCTGCAGGCCTGCCTGGCCGTGGCCATGGCCGGCTGCCTGCCGCAGCAAGGCGGGGCACCGGGGGCAACAGGCCGCCCCGAGGACACGCCCGATCGCCTTGTGGTGGCCAGCAGGAACCGCGTCGACACCGTCGACCCTGCCGGCGCCTTCACCTTCGGCGCCATGCAGCTGCTGAGCGCCCTCGGTGATCCGCTCTATGCCGTCAGTGACACGGGCGAGCTGGAGCCGAGGCTGGCCCTGGCGCCGCCGCAGCTGAGCGCCGATGGTCGCACCGCCACCATTCCCCTGCGCCGCGGTGTGCGCTTCCACGACGGCACCCCGTTCGATGCCGCGGCCATGGTGTTCAGCCTTGAGCGCTTCCTGGCCATCGGCAAGCTCAGCTACCTGCTCGGCGACCGGGTCAGCGATGTGAGGGCTGTGGACTCCCACACCCTGGAGTTGGAGCTGCGCCAGCCCTTCGCTCCCCTGGCGGAACTGCTCAGCGCCGTGGCCCTCACCCCGCTCTCCCCCACCGCCTACCGCCAGCACGGCGACAGCCTGCTCAACGACCGCTTCGTGGGCACCGGCCCCTACCGGCTCACCTTTTTCAGCAAGCAGCAGCAGCGGCTGGAGCCCTTCGAGGGCTACTGGGGTGAGCAGCCGGCCAACGACGGCCTGGACCTGGTTTCCCTCAGCAACTCCACCGCCCTGTTCGGTGCCCTGATCAGTGGCGAAGTGGACGTACTGCTCTCCACCAGCCTGGAGATCGACCAGCAGGCCGCCCTGCGCAGCCGCGCCCGCCGCGGCGAGCTGCAGGAGAGCAGAGGGCCGGCACTGGAGATCAGCTACCTCACCCTGCTCAGCGACCAGCCCCCCTTCGACGACCCCAGGCTGAGGCAGGCCCTAGCCCTGAGCCTGGATCGGGCCACCATCAGCGAGCGCGTCACCCTGGGCCTGCGCGCTCCCCTGCGGGAGCTGGTGCCGCCCAGCCTGCCGGGCTCCGATCCCACCGCCTGGGTGAGTTACGACCCCGAGCGCGCCCGGGAGCTCTACCGCCAGGCGGGCTACTGCCAGGGCAAGCAGCTGCCCCTGCCGCTCACCTTCCGCTCCAACATCCCCAGCGACCGCCTGTTCGCCCTTACCTGGCAGGCCCAGCTGCAGCAGGATCTGGGCGATTGTGTGCGGCTGGAGGTGAGCGGCATGGAATCCACCACGGCCTACCGCCAACTCGGCGAGGGGGCCTTCACACTGATCCTGCTCGACTGGATGGGCGACTTCCCCGACGCCGACAACTACCTGATCCCCCTGCTGGCCTGCAGCCAGGAGGAGGGGGAGCGCTGCCTCGAGGGCGCCAGTGCCGCCAGCGGCAGCTTCTGGGCCCAGCCAGGGCTGCAGCCCCTGCTGCGCCGCAGTGAGAGCAGCCAGGGCGAGGAGCGCCATGCCGTGCTGCAGCGGATTCAGCGGATCACGGCCGCCGCCAACCCCTACGTGCCCCTCTGGCTGGTGTCGCCCAAGGCCTGGGCCCAGCCTGGGGTGAGTCAGCCCCGCTTCGACGGTTCCGGGCGCCTGCTGCTCCAGGCCCTGGCGCCGGCGGGGGCTGGGCCCGTGGGGGCAGCCCGATGA
- a CDS encoding ABC transporter permease: MSRRRALVQYVGARLALAPVMLWLIATLVFLLLRLAPGDPIDALLGTRAPEAARAALRSRLGLDQPLLHQYGHFLGDLLRGDLGDSLTNQEPVSGVIGQTLPASLELGSVALLLAAVVGLAVGFSGIARPEGKLDLAGRLYGIGTYALPPFWAAMVVQLVFAVWLGWLPVGGRFPPTLLPPEGSGFYLLDSLRSGLASGQWQALQGTLRHLTLPAGTLALLLSGIFANALRLNLRRSLGSDYVEAARSRGLGEARVILRHALPNALLPVLTITGITVASLIGGALLIEVTYSWPGIAYRLQEAISQRDYPLVQGIVVVVAALVVLVTVTVDVLVALLDPRIRF, translated from the coding sequence ATGAGCCGCCGCCGCGCCCTGGTCCAGTACGTGGGAGCCCGGCTGGCCCTGGCCCCGGTGATGCTGTGGCTGATCGCCACCCTGGTGTTCCTGCTGCTGCGGCTGGCCCCCGGCGATCCGATCGACGCCCTGCTGGGCACCCGCGCCCCGGAGGCGGCCCGGGCCGCTCTGCGCAGCCGCCTCGGCCTCGACCAGCCGCTGCTGCACCAGTACGGCCACTTTCTGGGCGATCTGCTGCGCGGCGATCTGGGCGACTCCCTCACCAACCAGGAGCCCGTGAGCGGCGTGATCGGCCAGACCCTGCCGGCCAGCCTGGAGCTGGGCAGCGTGGCCCTGCTGCTGGCGGCCGTGGTGGGCCTGGCGGTGGGCTTTTCCGGGATCGCCCGGCCCGAAGGCAAGCTCGACCTGGCCGGCAGGCTCTACGGCATCGGCACCTATGCCCTGCCCCCCTTCTGGGCGGCCATGGTGGTGCAGCTGGTGTTTGCCGTGTGGCTGGGCTGGCTTCCGGTGGGCGGCCGCTTCCCCCCCACGCTGCTGCCGCCGGAGGGGAGCGGCTTCTATCTGCTCGACAGCCTGCGCAGCGGCCTGGCCAGCGGCCAGTGGCAGGCCCTGCAGGGCACCCTGCGGCACCTCACCCTGCCGGCCGGCACCCTGGCACTGCTGCTGAGCGGCATCTTCGCCAACGCCCTGCGCCTCAACCTGCGCCGCAGCCTCGGCAGCGACTATGTGGAGGCAGCCCGCAGCCGGGGCCTGGGAGAGGCGCGGGTGATCCTGCGCCATGCCCTGCCCAATGCCCTGTTGCCGGTGCTCACGATCACGGGCATCACCGTGGCCTCCCTGATCGGCGGTGCCCTGCTGATCGAGGTCACCTATTCGTGGCCCGGGATCGCCTACCGGCTGCAGGAGGCGATCAGCCAGCGCGACTACCCCCTGGTGCAGGGCATCGTGGTGGTGGTGGCGGCCCTGGTGGTGCTGGTCACGGTCACCGTGGACGTGCTGGTCGCCCTGCTGGATCCCCGCATCCGCTTCTGA
- a CDS encoding alpha/beta fold hydrolase, with product MPALAPQPVRASGEVVVELDGLRLPIDLDELAAWTLQPDGQSGSLGLWLNLLDAESRQGLIRLLRAPLLRDRGFGLQLLSSWTGEPMLREVGGLITTAAGENTGVLLLETLQQLLVRQSMITTLDLLQALPPERLNLRIDGLLDLAADWRRQLQGQERAIQRLRQLPLPRRSSRSLLIGRQQLGAPQQIQLTVAHRSEPLPLELWPARRAKRGPWLLLMPGLGGNTEQLSWLAAALAERGWPVLVIEHPGSDEQAVQASLRGEGPPPGAESLPDRLADLQAVLTARREGSLPSLGPQPSGEDGLVLIGHSLGGLAALMAAGLVPEQGLRQRCQQALSSLPVTNLSRLLQCQLPDITGDGASSSFPVSGSSLPDAIPLRGVITFNGFGSLLWPSRGLADLAVPVLVVGGSLDLVTPPVTEQLGLFNGSSDPRSRLVVVDGGSHFSPVRLAAQNEPLFRLGDQLVGEQPERVQELLLALTIEFLESTQHPSLLSPQRRVHNGITGYVLDPAQAERWRRAIHSP from the coding sequence GTGCCTGCCCTCGCCCCCCAGCCGGTGCGCGCCTCCGGGGAGGTGGTGGTGGAACTGGATGGGCTGAGGCTGCCGATCGATCTCGATGAGCTGGCGGCCTGGACCCTGCAGCCGGATGGTCAGAGCGGCAGCCTCGGTCTCTGGCTCAATCTGCTCGATGCCGAGTCGAGACAGGGGCTGATCAGGCTGTTGCGGGCCCCTCTGCTGCGGGACCGTGGTTTCGGCCTCCAGCTGCTGAGCAGCTGGACCGGGGAGCCGATGCTGCGCGAGGTGGGGGGCCTGATCACCACCGCCGCCGGCGAGAACACCGGCGTGCTGCTGCTGGAGACCCTGCAGCAGCTGCTGGTGCGCCAGAGCATGATCACCACCCTCGACCTGCTGCAGGCCCTGCCTCCAGAGAGGCTGAATCTGCGCATCGATGGCCTGCTGGACCTGGCAGCTGACTGGCGTCGCCAGCTCCAGGGCCAGGAGCGGGCGATCCAGCGGCTGCGGCAGCTGCCGCTGCCCAGGCGCAGCTCCCGCAGCCTGCTGATCGGCCGCCAGCAGCTCGGGGCCCCCCAGCAGATTCAGCTCACCGTGGCCCACCGCTCCGAGCCCCTGCCGCTGGAGCTCTGGCCGGCTCGCCGGGCCAAGCGGGGCCCCTGGCTGCTGCTGATGCCCGGGCTGGGCGGCAACACCGAGCAGCTCAGCTGGCTGGCGGCGGCCCTGGCGGAGCGGGGCTGGCCGGTGCTGGTGATCGAACATCCCGGCAGCGACGAGCAGGCGGTGCAGGCTTCCCTGAGGGGGGAGGGCCCACCACCGGGAGCGGAGTCGCTGCCCGACCGGCTGGCGGATCTGCAGGCCGTGCTGACGGCACGCCGCGAGGGCAGCCTGCCCTCGCTGGGTCCCCAGCCATCAGGGGAGGACGGCCTGGTGCTGATTGGCCACTCCCTCGGTGGCCTGGCGGCCCTGATGGCGGCTGGCCTGGTGCCGGAGCAGGGGCTGCGGCAGCGCTGTCAGCAGGCCCTCTCCTCCCTGCCGGTGACGAACCTCTCGCGCCTCCTGCAGTGCCAGCTCCCCGACATCACCGGCGATGGCGCCAGCAGCTCCTTTCCGGTGAGTGGTTCGTCGCTGCCGGACGCCATCCCCCTGCGTGGGGTGATCACCTTCAACGGCTTCGGCAGTCTGCTGTGGCCCAGCCGCGGCCTGGCCGATCTGGCCGTGCCGGTGCTGGTGGTGGGCGGCAGCCTCGATCTGGTCACCCCGCCCGTCACCGAGCAGCTGGGCCTGTTCAACGGAAGCAGCGATCCCCGCAGTCGCCTGGTGGTGGTGGATGGGGGGAGCCACTTCTCGCCGGTGCGGCTGGCGGCGCAGAACGAGCCGCTGTTCCGCCTCGGTGACCAGTTGGTGGGGGAGCAGCCCGAGCGGGTGCAGGAGCTGCTGCTGGCGCTCACGATCGAGTTCCTGGAAAGCACCCAGCACCCCTCCCTGCTCTCCCCCCAGCGGCGGGTGCACAACGGCATCACGGGCTACGTGCTCGATCCAGCCCAGGCCGAGCGCTGGCGCCGTGCCATCCACAGCCCCTGA
- a CDS encoding MFS transporter, with product MIAEAEGATEGTPRRRGWWFQFPAPLREVAWVRLVGSIGAGGVLYLTPMVFHQQAFSAASVTQGVALAALAGTGGRFLSGWLLDRGLNCSVPVLLAALTALLADVRLLGALDLPAYLQGQLLMGVSMGLYWPAIELAVPLSCQQGAHTIPSARGYALVRSADAAGIATGALLGAGLAAAGQLRWIYGVDMVCLAAMALLLVLRPLPNPKRRAVGSGLELGSGWWRPLLPVLAVALLATALPALMQSALPLDLVRGGLERQALPESVGALLIGLKLGLLLLIQWPVGQALARRPVRVGLGLSLAAFALGTGLLGASALSGAGLVLVLLAQIPLAFGEAAFLPVASEAVVEITPPQHRGLAMALFSQCFALSALTAPLLAGLALDRQGHGVGVWFTAAALCLGGQLLVQRIRPRSLEAA from the coding sequence GTGATCGCAGAGGCCGAGGGGGCAACGGAGGGGACGCCGCGGCGTCGGGGCTGGTGGTTCCAGTTTCCCGCGCCGCTGCGCGAAGTGGCCTGGGTGCGGCTGGTGGGATCGATCGGGGCCGGTGGCGTGCTCTATCTCACACCGATGGTGTTTCACCAGCAGGCCTTCAGCGCCGCCAGCGTCACCCAGGGGGTCGCCCTGGCAGCCCTGGCGGGCACGGGGGGGCGTTTTCTGAGCGGCTGGCTGCTGGATCGCGGCCTCAACTGCTCAGTCCCCGTGCTGCTGGCTGCCCTCACCGCCCTGCTGGCGGATGTGCGCCTGCTGGGAGCCCTCGACCTGCCGGCCTACCTGCAGGGCCAGCTGCTGATGGGCGTGTCCATGGGCCTGTACTGGCCGGCGATTGAGCTGGCCGTTCCCCTGAGCTGCCAGCAGGGGGCTCACACCATCCCCTCGGCCCGTGGCTATGCCCTGGTGCGGAGCGCCGACGCCGCCGGCATCGCCACCGGGGCACTGCTGGGGGCTGGCCTGGCCGCAGCCGGCCAGTTGCGCTGGATCTATGGGGTGGACATGGTCTGCCTGGCGGCCATGGCGCTGCTGCTGGTGCTGCGACCGCTGCCCAACCCGAAGCGGCGCGCCGTGGGCAGTGGCCTGGAACTCGGCAGCGGCTGGTGGCGGCCACTGCTGCCGGTGCTGGCCGTGGCCCTGCTGGCCACCGCCCTGCCCGCCCTGATGCAGAGCGCCCTGCCCCTGGACCTGGTGCGGGGCGGCCTGGAGCGCCAGGCGCTGCCCGAGAGCGTGGGGGCCCTGTTGATCGGCCTGAAGCTGGGGCTGCTGCTGCTGATCCAGTGGCCGGTGGGTCAGGCCCTGGCCCGGCGCCCGGTGCGGGTGGGGCTGGGGCTGAGCCTGGCGGCCTTTGCCCTGGGCACGGGCCTGCTGGGGGCCTCAGCCCTCAGCGGGGCCGGCCTGGTGTTGGTGCTGCTGGCCCAGATCCCGCTGGCCTTCGGCGAGGCCGCCTTTCTGCCGGTGGCCAGCGAGGCCGTGGTGGAGATCACCCCGCCCCAGCACAGGGGCCTGGCCATGGCCCTGTTCTCCCAGTGCTTTGCCCTCAGCGCCCTCACCGCTCCACTGCTGGCGGGTCTGGCCCTGGATCGCCAGGGTCACGGCGTGGGGGTGTGGTTCACGGCGGCAGCCCTGTGTCTGGGGGGCCAGCTGCTGGTGCAGAGGATCAGGCCGAGGTCTCTGGAGGCTGCCTGA
- the ychF gene encoding redox-regulated ATPase YchF, with translation MLKAGIVGLPNVGKSTLFNALVANAQAEAANYPFCTIEPNSGVVSVPDPRLDQLAQLSRSKEIVPTRVEFVDIAGLVAGASQGEGLGNKFLANIREVDAIVHVVRCFEDDDVIHVSGSVGPERDAEVINLELGLADLSQVEKRRERLRKQVRTSKEAQQEDAVLARIQAELEAGGAARNLDLSAEELALVKPLGLLSAKPIIYATNVSENDLAGGNAHGEAVVALAARERAETVRISAQVEAELIELPLEDRAEFLDGLGVSEGGLQSLIRATYSLLGLRTYFTSGEKETRAWTITAGMTAPQAAGVIHTDFERGFIRAQTIGCGQLLEAGSLAEARTRGWLRSEGKDYVVVEGDVMEFLFNV, from the coding sequence ATGCTCAAAGCCGGAATCGTCGGGCTGCCCAACGTGGGCAAGTCCACTCTGTTCAACGCCCTGGTGGCCAACGCCCAGGCGGAGGCGGCCAACTATCCGTTCTGCACGATCGAGCCCAACAGCGGCGTGGTGTCAGTGCCTGACCCACGCCTCGATCAGCTGGCCCAGCTGAGCCGCAGCAAGGAGATCGTGCCCACGCGGGTGGAGTTCGTGGACATCGCCGGCCTGGTGGCGGGGGCCAGCCAGGGGGAGGGGCTCGGCAACAAGTTCCTGGCCAACATCCGCGAGGTGGACGCCATCGTGCACGTGGTGCGCTGCTTCGAGGACGACGACGTGATTCACGTGTCGGGTTCGGTGGGGCCGGAGCGGGATGCGGAGGTGATCAATCTCGAGCTGGGGCTGGCGGATCTCAGCCAGGTGGAGAAGCGCCGGGAACGGCTCAGGAAGCAGGTGCGCACCAGCAAGGAGGCCCAGCAGGAAGATGCCGTGCTGGCGCGCATCCAGGCGGAGCTGGAGGCCGGAGGGGCCGCCCGCAACCTCGACCTGAGCGCCGAGGAGCTGGCCCTGGTCAAACCGCTCGGCCTGCTCAGTGCCAAGCCGATCATCTACGCCACCAATGTGAGCGAGAACGATCTCGCCGGCGGCAATGCCCATGGGGAGGCCGTGGTGGCCCTGGCCGCTCGGGAGCGTGCCGAAACCGTGCGCATCTCCGCCCAGGTGGAAGCCGAGCTGATCGAGCTGCCCCTGGAGGATCGCGCCGAATTCCTCGATGGCCTCGGGGTGAGCGAGGGGGGCCTGCAGAGCCTGATCCGCGCCACCTACTCCCTGCTGGGCCTGCGCACCTACTTCACCAGCGGCGAGAAGGAGACCCGCGCCTGGACGATCACCGCCGGCATGACCGCCCCCCAGGCGGCCGGAGTGATTCACACCGATTTCGAACGGGGGTTCATTCGTGCCCAGACCATCGGCTGCGGCCAGCTGCTGGAGGCCGGCTCCCTGGCGGAGGCCCGCACCCGGGGCTGGCTGCGCAGTGAGGGCAAGGACTATGTGGTGGTCGAGGGCGACGTGATGGAGTTCCTGTTCAATGTCTGA
- a CDS encoding efflux RND transporter periplasmic adaptor subunit gives MAIVLVLAAGVVWQRQRNAASANLEPYTVLAQSGDLPGVVSASGELEAVKRVNVSPKRQGVLQELFVEEGDQVQAGQALARMDSGDLADRLNELRAQLQSAQAQLMRSRSELERNEKLFEENAISLSDYNTVRSTFLVDEAAAEAARQRLAARKVEQADLIVRAPFTGVITQRFADPGSFVTPTTAASATAGATSSSIVELAQGLEVVAKVPESDIGRIRLAQEASVRVDAFPDRRFEVVVKRITPRAVKLNNVTSFDVVLRFLEAQPDLRIGMTADVDFRTGQVQAETLVPTVAIVTEDGRPGVLLVDKDRQPLFQPVELGISGGKDTQILSGLEAGTRVFIDLPPWSNKQR, from the coding sequence GTGGCCATCGTGCTCGTGCTGGCGGCGGGGGTGGTGTGGCAGCGCCAGCGCAACGCGGCGTCGGCCAACCTTGAGCCCTACACCGTGCTGGCCCAGTCCGGTGACCTGCCCGGCGTGGTGAGCGCCTCCGGGGAGCTGGAGGCCGTCAAGCGGGTGAACGTGAGTCCCAAGCGCCAGGGCGTGCTCCAGGAACTGTTCGTGGAGGAGGGCGACCAGGTGCAGGCCGGCCAGGCCCTGGCCCGCATGGACAGCGGCGATCTCGCCGACCGCCTCAATGAGCTCAGGGCCCAGTTGCAGTCGGCCCAGGCCCAGCTGATGCGCAGCCGCAGCGAACTGGAGCGCAACGAAAAGCTGTTCGAGGAAAACGCCATCAGCCTCAGCGACTACAACACCGTGCGCAGCACCTTCCTGGTGGATGAGGCTGCCGCTGAAGCCGCCCGTCAGCGCCTGGCGGCCCGCAAGGTGGAGCAGGCCGACCTGATCGTGCGCGCCCCGTTCACCGGCGTGATCACCCAGCGCTTCGCCGATCCAGGCTCCTTCGTGACCCCCACCACCGCCGCCTCGGCCACGGCCGGCGCCACCAGCTCCTCGATCGTGGAGCTGGCCCAGGGGCTCGAGGTGGTGGCCAAGGTGCCCGAGAGCGACATCGGCCGCATCCGGCTCGCCCAGGAGGCCAGCGTGCGGGTGGATGCCTTCCCGGACCGCCGCTTCGAGGTGGTGGTGAAGCGGATCACCCCCCGGGCGGTGAAGCTGAACAACGTGACCTCCTTCGACGTGGTGCTGCGCTTCCTCGAGGCTCAGCCCGATCTGCGCATCGGCATGACCGCCGACGTGGACTTCAGGACCGGCCAGGTGCAGGCCGAGACCCTCGTGCCCACCGTGGCGATCGTGACCGAGGACGGCCGGCCCGGCGTGCTGCTGGTGGACAAGGATCGACAGCCGCTGTTCCAGCCGGTGGAACTGGGCATCAGCGGCGGCAAGGACACCCAGATCCTCTCCGGCCTGGAAGCCGGCACCAGGGTGTTCATCGACCTGCCCCCCTGGTCGAACAAGCAGCGCTGA
- the wecB gene encoding non-hydrolyzing UDP-N-acetylglucosamine 2-epimerase, which translates to MTKPLVSIVLGTRPEAIKLAPVILAFQQAHDFRTRVVLTGQHREMVSQVMELFALTADCDLALMAPQQTLTHITCAALEGLQREFAEHPPDLVLVQGDTTTAFASALAAFYAQIPVGHVEAGLRTDNILDPFPEEANRRLISQLAQLHFAPTEQAAANCRASGVVGRILTTGNTVIDALLQMAERAPAYGLDGLDWQGQRVILATVHRRENWGERLREIGQGFLALLERFPDTALLLPLHRNPTVREPLQELLGTHPRAFLTEPLDYDELVAAMRGCTLVLSDSGGLQEEAPALGKPVLVLRRTTERPEAIQAGTAKLIGTASSDILAEASALLSDAAAYEAMARAHNPFGDGLASGRIVEAARHFLTDQDA; encoded by the coding sequence TTGACCAAGCCCCTCGTGAGCATCGTGCTGGGCACCAGGCCAGAGGCGATCAAGCTGGCCCCGGTGATCCTGGCGTTCCAGCAGGCCCACGACTTCCGCACCCGGGTGGTGCTCACCGGCCAGCACCGCGAAATGGTGAGTCAGGTGATGGAGCTGTTCGCCCTCACGGCCGACTGCGACCTGGCCCTGATGGCACCGCAGCAGACCCTCACCCACATCACCTGCGCCGCCCTCGAGGGTCTCCAACGGGAGTTCGCCGAGCACCCTCCCGATCTGGTGCTGGTTCAGGGCGACACCACCACCGCCTTCGCCTCGGCCCTGGCCGCTTTTTACGCCCAGATCCCCGTGGGGCACGTGGAGGCCGGCCTGCGCACCGACAACATCCTTGATCCCTTCCCGGAGGAGGCCAACCGGCGGCTGATTTCCCAGCTGGCCCAGCTCCACTTCGCCCCCACCGAGCAAGCGGCCGCCAACTGCCGGGCCTCGGGGGTGGTGGGCCGCATCCTCACCACGGGCAACACCGTGATCGATGCCCTGCTGCAGATGGCCGAGCGGGCCCCGGCCTACGGGCTCGACGGCCTCGACTGGCAAGGGCAACGGGTGATCCTGGCCACGGTGCACCGGCGCGAAAACTGGGGTGAACGCCTGCGCGAGATCGGCCAGGGATTCCTGGCGCTGCTGGAGCGCTTCCCCGACACGGCCCTGCTGCTGCCCCTGCACCGCAACCCCACGGTGCGCGAGCCGCTGCAGGAGCTGCTGGGCACTCACCCGCGGGCCTTCCTCACCGAACCGCTCGACTACGACGAGCTGGTGGCGGCGATGCGCGGCTGCACCCTGGTGCTCAGCGATTCCGGCGGGCTGCAGGAGGAGGCGCCGGCCCTGGGCAAGCCGGTGCTGGTGCTGCGCCGCACCACCGAACGGCCCGAGGCGATCCAGGCCGGCACCGCCAAGCTGATCGGTACCGCCAGCAGCGACATCCTGGCCGAGGCCTCAGCCCTGCTCAGCGATGCGGCGGCCTATGAGGCGATGGCCCGGGCCCATAACCCCTTCGGCGACGGCCTGGCCAGCGGCCGGATCGTGGAGGCGGCGCGGCATTTCCTGACCGACCAGGACGCCTGA
- a CDS encoding high light inducible protein, with protein MKPSEPDHEPVSPTELNAWRRGFTPQAEIWNGRLAMLGLSVGLTVLLLARLAMG; from the coding sequence CTGAAGCCGAGCGAGCCCGACCATGAGCCGGTGAGCCCCACCGAGCTGAACGCCTGGCGGCGTGGCTTTACCCCCCAGGCCGAAATCTGGAACGGACGTCTGGCCATGCTCGGCCTGTCTGTGGGGCTGACGGTGCTGCTGCTGGCCAGGCTGGCCATGGGCTGA